One genomic window of Acidovorax radicis includes the following:
- the cysT gene encoding sulfate ABC transporter permease subunit CysT, which translates to MNRNKSAKRVLPGFGLTLGYTLFYLSIIVLIPLSALVFKTFTLTWEQFWAAISAPRVLASYRLTFGASFLAALVNLVFGLLIAWVLVRYKFPGKKIVDALVDLPFALPTAVAGISLTALLAGNGWVGQYLEPLGIQLAFKPAGIVIALIFIGLPFVVRTVQPVLEDSEKELEEAATCLGATRWQTFTKVILPSITPALLTGFAMAFARAVGEYGSVIFIAGNMPMVSEITPLIIIGKLEQYDYAGATAVAVVMLIISFILLLVINALQAWQRRKS; encoded by the coding sequence ATGAATCGAAATAAGAGCGCGAAGAGGGTGCTGCCCGGCTTCGGGCTGACGCTGGGCTACACGCTCTTTTACTTGAGCATCATCGTCCTGATCCCGTTGTCAGCACTGGTCTTCAAGACCTTCACGCTGACCTGGGAGCAGTTCTGGGCAGCCATCAGTGCGCCGCGGGTGCTTGCTTCGTACCGGCTCACTTTTGGCGCGTCGTTTCTTGCGGCGCTGGTCAACCTGGTGTTTGGCCTGCTGATCGCCTGGGTGCTGGTGCGCTACAAGTTCCCGGGCAAGAAGATCGTGGACGCGTTGGTGGACCTGCCGTTTGCGCTGCCCACCGCCGTGGCCGGTATCTCGCTGACGGCCTTGCTGGCGGGCAATGGCTGGGTCGGCCAGTATCTGGAGCCACTGGGGATTCAGCTGGCCTTCAAGCCGGCCGGCATCGTTATCGCGTTGATCTTCATCGGCCTGCCGTTTGTGGTGCGCACGGTGCAGCCCGTGCTCGAAGACTCTGAAAAAGAGCTCGAAGAGGCGGCCACCTGCCTTGGTGCCACCCGCTGGCAAACCTTCACCAAGGTCATCCTGCCGTCCATCACTCCTGCCTTGCTCACGGGCTTTGCCATGGCTTTTGCACGGGCGGTGGGTGAATATGGTTCGGTCATCTTCATCGCAGGCAACATGCCCATGGTGTCTGAAATCACGCCGCTCATCATCATCGGCAAGCTGGAGCAGTACGACTACGCGGGCGCTACCGCCGTGGCGGTGGTCATGCTGATCATCTCGTTCATTCTGCTGCTGGTCATCAACGCGCTGCAGGCCTGGCAGCGCCGGAAGTCATGA
- a CDS encoding sulfate ABC transporter substrate-binding protein, translated as MNSLKLKTLLASVALAASGMAAAQNSLLNVSYDVAREFYKDYNTAFVAHYKKTTGQDIKIDQSHAGSSAQARAVNDGLAADVVTMNTTTDVQFLADNGVVAKDWAKKFPNDASPTTSTMLFLVRNGNPKNIKDWEDLIKPGVQVIVVNPKTGGNGRYAYLAAWGAVREKGGTEAQAAEFVGKLYKNVPVLAKGGRDATATFLQRNQGDVLITFESEVVSINREFGAGKVDAIYPSVSVVAENPVAVVERTVAKKGTAQLAKAYLDYLYSEEAQEIAAKHAIRPRSEAVLKKYAGTFKPLKQFTVAKYFGSLTEAQKVHFNDGGQFDKLYTPGAK; from the coding sequence ATGAATTCTTTGAAGCTCAAAACCCTTTTGGCCTCAGTCGCACTGGCCGCCAGCGGCATGGCGGCTGCGCAAAATTCGCTGTTGAATGTTTCGTATGACGTGGCGCGCGAGTTCTACAAGGACTACAACACCGCCTTCGTCGCGCACTACAAGAAGACCACAGGCCAGGACATAAAGATCGACCAGTCGCATGCCGGCTCCAGCGCCCAGGCGCGTGCCGTCAATGATGGACTGGCGGCCGACGTGGTCACCATGAACACCACCACCGACGTGCAGTTCCTCGCTGACAACGGCGTGGTGGCGAAAGACTGGGCCAAGAAGTTTCCCAACGACGCATCGCCCACCACCTCCACCATGTTGTTCCTGGTGCGCAATGGCAACCCCAAGAACATCAAGGACTGGGAAGACCTCATCAAGCCCGGTGTTCAAGTGATTGTGGTGAACCCCAAGACCGGCGGCAACGGCCGCTATGCCTACCTGGCGGCCTGGGGCGCGGTGCGCGAAAAGGGCGGCACCGAAGCGCAGGCGGCCGAGTTTGTGGGCAAGCTCTACAAGAACGTGCCCGTGCTGGCCAAGGGTGGGCGCGATGCGACAGCGACCTTCCTGCAGCGCAACCAGGGCGACGTGCTGATCACTTTTGAGTCCGAAGTGGTATCCATCAACCGCGAGTTTGGCGCGGGCAAGGTCGATGCGATCTATCCCTCGGTGAGCGTGGTGGCCGAGAACCCCGTGGCCGTGGTGGAGCGCACCGTGGCCAAGAAGGGCACCGCCCAGCTGGCCAAGGCTTATCTGGACTACCTGTACTCCGAAGAGGCGCAAGAGATCGCGGCCAAGCACGCCATCCGCCCCCGCTCGGAAGCCGTGCTCAAGAAATACGCCGGCACCTTCAAGCCGCTCAAGCAGTTCACGGTGGCCAAGTATTTCGGCTCGCTGACCGAAGCGCAAAAAGTGCACTTCAATGATGGCGGCCAGTTCGACAAGCTCTACACGCCTGGCGCCAAGTAG
- a CDS encoding RBBP9/YdeN family alpha/beta hydrolase, translating to MTTPSVIIVPGWRDSGPGHWQSLWAERMPHASRVVQDDWITPTRAAWVSQLEKTVLAAPNPVVIVAHSLGCMATTHMGPEAAARVCGALLVAPADPERRAILSDFAPVPCAALPYRSIVVASSNDPYCPIRLAGAYARAWGSEFVRMQNAGHINIDSGHGEWPLGWALLQSLGGMPGPQTLPSHRGVADTVGS from the coding sequence GTGACCACCCCCTCCGTCATCATCGTGCCCGGCTGGCGCGACTCCGGCCCCGGCCACTGGCAAAGTCTGTGGGCTGAGCGCATGCCCCATGCCAGTCGCGTGGTGCAGGACGACTGGATCACGCCCACGCGCGCCGCCTGGGTGAGCCAGCTCGAGAAAACCGTGTTGGCCGCACCGAACCCGGTGGTCATCGTGGCGCACAGCCTGGGCTGTATGGCCACCACCCACATGGGCCCCGAAGCGGCGGCCCGTGTATGTGGTGCGCTGCTTGTGGCCCCTGCCGACCCGGAGCGCCGCGCCATCCTGAGCGACTTTGCCCCCGTGCCTTGTGCCGCGCTGCCCTACCGCTCCATCGTGGTGGCCAGCAGCAACGACCCGTATTGCCCCATCCGCCTCGCCGGTGCCTATGCGCGCGCCTGGGGCAGCGAGTTTGTGCGCATGCAGAACGCAGGCCATATCAACATCGACTCCGGCCACGGCGAATGGCCGCTGGGCTGGGCCCTGCTGCAGTCGCTGGGAGGCATGCCCGGCCCGCAGACGCTGCCATCCCATCGCGGTGTGGCTGATACGGTTGGCTCCTGA
- a CDS encoding NADPH-dependent FMN reductase — protein sequence MAQLNIAVIVGSLRKDSFNRQLATGLARLAPPDVKFTQLRIDDLPLYNQDDDGQQAASVVRLKGEIKAAQGVLFVTAEYNRSIPGVLKNAIDHASRPYGQSAWAGKPAGVIGASVGAIGTAMSQQHLRNVLAYLDMPTLGQPEGFIHAKDGLFDADGSIGAASREFLRAWVTKYVDWVKKHN from the coding sequence ATGGCCCAGCTCAACATCGCCGTCATCGTCGGCAGCCTGCGCAAGGATTCTTTCAACCGCCAGCTGGCCACCGGGCTGGCACGCCTGGCGCCGCCGGATGTGAAATTCACCCAGCTGCGCATCGACGACTTGCCGCTCTACAACCAGGACGACGATGGCCAGCAAGCGGCTTCGGTGGTGCGCCTGAAGGGCGAGATCAAGGCGGCGCAGGGCGTGCTGTTTGTGACCGCTGAATACAACCGCTCGATTCCGGGCGTGCTCAAAAACGCCATTGACCACGCTTCGCGCCCTTATGGCCAAAGCGCCTGGGCTGGCAAGCCTGCGGGGGTGATTGGTGCGTCGGTGGGCGCCATTGGCACGGCGATGTCGCAGCAGCATCTGCGCAACGTGCTGGCCTACCTGGACATGCCCACGCTGGGCCAGCCCGAAGGTTTCATTCATGCCAAGGATGGCTTGTTTGATGCCGATGGCAGCATTGGTGCCGCCAGCCGCGAGTTTCTGCGAGCCTGGGTGACCAAATACGTGGACTGGGTCAAGAAGCACAACTGA
- a CDS encoding peroxiredoxin, with the protein MTTLRLGDTAPDFTQDSTAGPIHFHEWAGDSWVVLFSHPADFTPVCTTELGKTAALASEFARRNVKPIAVSVDPVDSHNRWVGDINDTQNTTVNFPILADADKKVADLYDMIHPNASTTVTVRSVFIIDPQKRIRTTFTYPASTGRNFDEILRVIDSLQLTDSHKVATPANWRDGDDVIIVPSLQDPAEIAQRFPKGFKALRPYLRITPQPNK; encoded by the coding sequence ATGACGACTCTCCGCCTTGGCGACACCGCCCCCGACTTCACGCAGGACTCCACCGCCGGCCCCATCCACTTTCATGAGTGGGCCGGCGATTCGTGGGTGGTGCTGTTCTCGCACCCCGCCGACTTCACGCCCGTGTGCACCACCGAGCTTGGCAAAACCGCCGCCTTGGCCAGCGAATTTGCCCGCCGTAACGTCAAGCCCATCGCCGTGAGCGTGGACCCTGTCGATTCGCACAACCGCTGGGTGGGCGACATCAACGACACGCAGAACACCACCGTCAACTTCCCCATCCTGGCCGATGCGGACAAAAAGGTGGCCGACCTGTACGACATGATCCACCCCAACGCATCGACCACCGTGACGGTGCGCAGCGTGTTCATCATCGACCCGCAAAAACGCATCCGCACCACGTTCACCTACCCGGCCAGCACGGGGCGCAATTTTGACGAGATCCTGCGCGTGATCGACTCGCTGCAGCTCACCGACAGCCACAAGGTGGCAACGCCCGCCAACTGGCGCGATGGGGACGACGTGATCATCGTGCCCAGCCTGCAAGACCCGGCCGAGATCGCGCAGCGTTTCCCCAAGGGGTTCAAGGCCTTGCGCCCCTATCTGCGCATCACGCCCCAGCCGAACAAGTGA
- a CDS encoding FMN-dependent NADH-azoreductase, translating to MQLLHIDSAITGANSVSRQLTAQIVAAYQANHPGTQVSYLDLVANAPAHFTMDAMAPRTGQTDGLSEAQKRENAVSEQLVSQFLAADVVVIGAPFYNFSIPTQLKAWIDRIAQPGRTFHYTANGPEGLAKGKTVIIASTRGGVYSTSEGGQAMEHQESYLKVVLGFFGVTDVRFVRAEGVAMGDAAKAAALESATQAIRSQAAANQAQATQAA from the coding sequence ATGCAACTGCTTCACATCGATTCCGCCATCACCGGTGCCAATTCCGTTTCGCGTCAGCTGACCGCACAGATCGTGGCCGCCTATCAGGCCAACCACCCCGGCACCCAGGTCAGCTACCTCGACCTGGTGGCCAATGCCCCCGCCCACTTCACCATGGACGCGATGGCACCCCGCACCGGCCAGACCGATGGCCTGAGCGAAGCACAAAAGCGCGAAAACGCAGTGTCCGAGCAACTGGTAAGCCAGTTCCTGGCGGCTGATGTGGTCGTGATCGGCGCCCCGTTCTACAACTTCAGCATCCCGACCCAGCTCAAGGCCTGGATCGACCGCATCGCCCAGCCTGGCCGCACGTTCCACTACACCGCCAACGGCCCCGAAGGCCTGGCCAAGGGCAAGACGGTCATCATCGCCTCCACCCGCGGCGGCGTGTACTCCACCAGCGAAGGTGGCCAGGCGATGGAACACCAGGAAAGCTACCTGAAGGTCGTGCTGGGCTTCTTCGGCGTGACCGACGTGCGTTTTGTGCGCGCTGAAGGCGTGGCCATGGGCGACGCCGCCAAGGCCGCCGCACTGGAGAGCGCCACCCAGGCCATCCGCAGCCAGGCCGCCGCCAACCAGGCCCAGGCCACGCAAGCGGCTTGA
- a CDS encoding LysR substrate-binding domain-containing protein yields MQDLNDMLYFAEVVERGGFAAAGRALGIPKSRLSRRVSELETQLGVRLLQRTTRKLSLTEVGEAYLRHCQAMRESAQAAADTVAQVQTTPRGTVRVSCAVTLAQTVVADLMPQFLATYKEVRIEMLVTNRAVNLVEEGIDVALRVRPSVDDSGSMVVKRLDHATQILVASPDLLMRQGTPETLEDLARIDSIAMSAPDGRSTWNLIGPGGVHQVVHHTPRYVADDLLTLKIAAVAGTGMCWMPDYMCQDEMRERRLVRVLPAWAPAPAIVHAVFPSRRGLSPAVRRFLDYLGEAMPGRSSLSTRLALQGVGGADI; encoded by the coding sequence ATGCAAGACCTCAATGACATGCTGTATTTCGCCGAAGTGGTGGAGCGGGGCGGTTTTGCCGCTGCAGGCCGGGCGCTGGGCATTCCCAAGTCGCGCCTGTCGCGGCGGGTGTCCGAGCTGGAAACGCAGCTGGGCGTGCGGCTGTTGCAGCGCACCACGCGCAAGCTGTCCCTGACCGAGGTGGGCGAGGCCTATCTGCGCCACTGCCAGGCCATGCGCGAATCGGCCCAGGCCGCTGCTGACACCGTGGCCCAGGTGCAGACGACCCCACGTGGCACCGTGCGCGTGAGTTGCGCAGTAACACTGGCACAAACCGTGGTGGCCGATCTGATGCCGCAGTTTCTCGCCACCTACAAAGAGGTGCGGATCGAGATGCTTGTGACCAACCGCGCGGTGAATCTGGTGGAGGAGGGCATTGATGTGGCGCTGCGCGTGCGCCCCTCGGTGGACGACAGCGGGAGCATGGTGGTCAAGCGGCTGGACCATGCCACGCAGATCCTCGTGGCCAGCCCCGATCTGCTCATGCGGCAAGGCACCCCCGAGACCCTGGAAGACCTGGCGCGCATCGACAGCATTGCCATGTCGGCACCCGATGGCCGCTCTACCTGGAACCTGATCGGCCCTGGCGGTGTGCACCAGGTGGTGCACCACACCCCGCGGTATGTGGCCGATGATCTGCTCACGCTCAAGATCGCGGCCGTGGCCGGCACCGGCATGTGCTGGATGCCTGACTACATGTGCCAAGACGAAATGCGCGAGCGCCGGCTGGTGCGCGTGTTGCCCGCCTGGGCGCCGGCACCTGCCATCGTGCATGCGGTGTTCCCGTCGCGCCGGGGCCTGTCGCCTGCGGTGCGGCGGTTCCTGGACTACCTGGGCGAGGCCATGCCCGGGCGCAGCAGCTTGAGCACAAGGCTTGCCCTCCAGGGTGTGGGTGGCGCAGACATCTGA
- the cysW gene encoding sulfate ABC transporter permease subunit CysW, which produces MNTRTVRRARAGTTEAPWVRYTLIAIALAFMLLFLVLPLAAVFAEALRKGFGAYLDGLREPDAWSAIKLTLITALIAVPLNLVFGVAAAWCIAKYEFKGKAFLTTLVDLPFSVSPVVAGLVYVLMFGANGWFGPWLQAHDIKIVFAVPGIVLATIFVTFPFIARELIPLMQAQGNDEEQAAIVLGATGWQTFWHVTLPNIKWGLLYGVILCNARAMGEFGAVSVVSGHIRGQTNTIPLHVEILYNEYQSVAAFAAASLLALLALVTLVIKSIAEWRNEQEMKAAAELPPERPAPTVATPAR; this is translated from the coding sequence ATGAATACCCGTACTGTTCGCCGTGCGCGGGCTGGAACCACCGAGGCCCCCTGGGTGCGCTACACGTTGATCGCCATCGCGCTGGCATTCATGCTGCTGTTTCTGGTGCTGCCGCTGGCCGCCGTGTTTGCCGAGGCGCTGCGCAAGGGCTTTGGTGCGTATCTCGACGGCCTGCGTGAGCCCGACGCGTGGTCGGCCATCAAGCTCACGCTGATCACCGCGCTGATTGCCGTGCCGCTGAACCTGGTGTTTGGCGTGGCCGCTGCGTGGTGCATTGCCAAATACGAGTTCAAGGGCAAGGCCTTTTTGACCACGCTGGTGGATTTGCCGTTCTCGGTGTCCCCCGTGGTGGCCGGGCTGGTGTATGTGCTGATGTTTGGTGCCAATGGCTGGTTTGGCCCCTGGCTGCAGGCGCACGACATCAAGATCGTCTTTGCCGTGCCGGGCATCGTGCTGGCCACCATCTTCGTGACCTTCCCGTTCATCGCGCGCGAGCTGATCCCGCTGATGCAGGCCCAGGGCAATGACGAGGAGCAGGCCGCCATCGTGCTGGGGGCCACCGGTTGGCAGACCTTCTGGCACGTCACGCTGCCCAACATCAAGTGGGGGTTGCTGTATGGCGTGATCTTGTGCAACGCGCGGGCCATGGGCGAATTCGGCGCGGTGTCCGTCGTTTCAGGCCATATCCGGGGTCAGACCAACACCATTCCGTTGCATGTCGAGATCCTCTACAACGAGTACCAATCCGTGGCTGCATTTGCCGCCGCATCGCTGCTGGCCTTGCTGGCGCTGGTCACGCTGGTCATCAAGTCGATCGCCGAGTGGCGCAACGAGCAGGAAATGAAGGCTGCGGCCGAACTGCCCCCGGAGCGCCCCGCGCCCACCGTTGCAACGCCCGCGCGTTGA